A stretch of DNA from Pseudoalteromonas sp. A25:
CATCAGGATAACTTTGAGCACTGATATAGACTCTATCTTCTGGCGCATGCTTGTCTAATAACCCCTCCCATGCAGCCATGCCTTGGGTCTCAATAACTAATGCTTCTAACCCTCTAAATACAACCCCCTTCATAACAACCTCTCCTAACTAATAGTTTATATACCACTGCTCTACCTTTTGTAATTCATCGCATGCACTGACTATTGAAACGAGATGAGTAGACATATCAAATGCGTTGTTAAGTGTTAACTGCTCCACCAACGCGTGTATAACAACTATAGACATGCTAGGCTCAATAGGGAGCTGATGAACTAACTGAGCTCTGACAATATCTTGCTCATACCCCCATAAGGCGAGTAAATATGCCGCGATATCGTAACAAGAGACGCTAGCAGCCAAGCGCTCATCGTTAAAAACACACACTTTAGTTAGCACGCCAATAGCACTCAATAAGCAACATGCAAATACCTTCTGCTGCACAAGCAAATCTAGTCCCAAGCAACCACTCAATGATTGCCCCATAAGTGCTTTGGTAAAGGCTGCATCCATAATCGCTTCTATTTCGGATTGCTTGGTTTGATTAATAAACATGTTTGATATTTCATAGCATGTCACTATGGCGGTAAAAGCAATTAGGCCAATGCGATTGATGGCCTCTTTTACATCCTGTGTTGTACTTTGATACCCCATAAATGCTGAATTAGCGATTTGCAATAACTTACCAACCAGTAGTGGATCATGATTAACCAATTTGGCAAGCTCAGTGGCATTTGCAGCGCCATTATTTAACTTTTCTAGCAGCTCAGATACATTCGAATTTAAACAAGGCAAACCTGACAACTGTCCAAGCTTAACCCTAGCCGCTTCATTTAATGGCAAGCTTTTAATCGTTAATGCACTGTCTATCACCTGCAATAAATGGCTACGAGTAAACGGCTTAGCCAAATGAAAGTGAATGGTATTGTCAATTTGCCACTTGCACTCTTGTTGCAAATTATCACTAAACAAGCATCGAACCGCCCTTGGGCATATCATTCTGGCTGAGTTTAATAACTCATGACCGCACGCACCGTGCAAAAGCTCCTCACAGAAAATAATATCTGGTTCACCCTGCTCTAGAACACACGTTTCAAAATCTTCTGGATGTTGCACAGAAATAATCACTGTGTTGTCGTAAAACTGGCTCAATGAGCGTGACAATGCTCTAAGGACAAGCTCATCATCATCTACCAATAATATATTGAGAACCAGCTCTTCCATGTTCTTGAGCCCCTTAATAAAGTTGTATATATAGACAGCTTAGTCTAAATTTAATCACATACACATTTTTGTAATGCACTGTTTTTTATGCAAGATATCGAATCGTTCAAGGACCAATCTCAGCATCCCGCCAAAGTACTTTGTGTTGACGATGACGCGAGCGTATTACGCTCACTCTCTCGTCTACTCAAGCACAATAAAATAGATGTGGTTACGTTAACATGTGCACAAGAAGCGCTTAGCGAATTAAAAACTAAAGAGTTTGAAGTGGTGATTAGCGATATGCGTATGCCAAAAATGGATGGCATTGAGTTTTTAAGCCAAGTCAAAGAGCTCGCCCCTGATACGCAACGTATTCTACTTACAGGTTATGCGGATATAGACAGCACTATTAGCGCGATTAATCAGGCAAAAATTCATGCATTCTTGAATAAGCCATGGGAAAATGAGCATTTGGTACATGTAATCACTCAAGCTTCAGAGAAGTATCGCCTCAAAAAACACAATGAACAGCTACAAGCACATATCGTTGAGCAAAATAAGCAACTAAACAACCTCAATCACTCGCTTGAACAACTGGTAGAGAAACGAACAAAGCAAATACGACAAGTTTTAAAACAACTCGAGACATCCCATAAACATGAACAAAATGAGCACAAGGCGACGGTAGAGTTGTTATATAACTTTATCAACGCCAACCCCTATCTAGATGGGAAGCTAGCCAGTAAAATAGCCAGAACATGTCGCTTAGTAGCCAAACACATGCAGCTAGCAAACAAACAAGTTCAAACGGCTGGTATGGCAGGCTTTTTAGCTCAGGTTGGTCTACTTGCAATGGACCCTGCTCTTTATAAGGTACCGACCAATCAACTTACAGATCAACAAAAGAAATTGTTTTACACTCACCCTGCCACAGCACAGTTAATGCTTATGCCAGCGCAACACCTCAACGATGTAACAGAGGCGATTTACCACCAGTTTGAAAAATACAATGGAGAGGGCATACCTAAAGGCCTAGCAAAAGATCAGATCCCTATGTGTGCACAGATACTGGCAGTAGCCAGAGATTATTGGCAATACATTAATAACAATCATAAAACCGATGCTGATAAACACGCCGATGCCCTATCACATATAAAAGCGTTTAATGAGCACCTTTATCATCCCAAAGTGGTCAGGGCACTTGAAAAATGTGCTAGCCAATTACAAAAAAAACCTGATCACGCGGGCTCAATGCAAATCATTACCAGCGAGCAGCTTATACCGGGTATGATCTTGGGTTTGGCAGTGCATAACCACCAAGGTATTATGCTACTGCCTAAAGGCCATATTTTCACAGCGGTATCGATTGCTAAGCTAAAACAACTTGAACTACAAAAACCCACGCCATTTAGGCTAATGGTGACCCCTCCTGCAAGTGATGCTTAGCTGTAAGGTTAAAGTCTTCTAAAAGAACATAGATTGCTGGCAATACAAACACTATCAACAAAGTAGATATCGCCATACCAAACACTAGGCTGACAACTAAAGGCTGCACTACTTGTGCCTGCAAGCTCGTTTCAAGCAATAACGGTAATGTTCCAGCTATAGTTGTTGCTGAGGTGATAAAAATCGCTCTAAACCTCGCTTTTGCCGCCAAAACAGCCGCTTGTTCAAGCTCAACACCGTCACTTTCATGCTCTTTTATAAACGCTACGAGCAAAATAGAGTCGTTAACAACAATACCAGCCAACGAAATAAACCCTATCATGCTTGGCATCGACAGGTCATAACCCAAAATAAAGTGCCCCCAGACAACACCAATTAGGGCAAGTGGTATCGCTAACATCACCATAACGGGCTCAAAGTAACTGCGAAATTGAAAGCTCAAAATAATGAATACACCAATTAACCCAAGTAAAAACATCCCTGCCATTGACTTACCGGTTTGTGAACCCGTTTTTATTTCTCCTTCATAACTTACACGTAAAGTTTGGTCGGCTTTGAGCAACGGTGAAATACTGTGTTTTTTAAGTTGTGCCATTACTTCATTTGTATTTGTTACTAATGGATCTACGTCCGCAGTAATGGTCACCGTACGTTGGCCATCGACTCGATTAATACGCGTAACATCTTGCTCTAACGTTAACT
This window harbors:
- a CDS encoding HD domain-containing phosphohydrolase; this translates as MQDIESFKDQSQHPAKVLCVDDDASVLRSLSRLLKHNKIDVVTLTCAQEALSELKTKEFEVVISDMRMPKMDGIEFLSQVKELAPDTQRILLTGYADIDSTISAINQAKIHAFLNKPWENEHLVHVITQASEKYRLKKHNEQLQAHIVEQNKQLNNLNHSLEQLVEKRTKQIRQVLKQLETSHKHEQNEHKATVELLYNFINANPYLDGKLASKIARTCRLVAKHMQLANKQVQTAGMAGFLAQVGLLAMDPALYKVPTNQLTDQQKKLFYTHPATAQLMLMPAQHLNDVTEAIYHQFEKYNGEGIPKGLAKDQIPMCAQILAVARDYWQYINNNHKTDADKHADALSHIKAFNEHLYHPKVVRALEKCASQLQKKPDHAGSMQIITSEQLIPGMILGLAVHNHQGIMLLPKGHIFTAVSIAKLKQLELQKPTPFRLMVTPPASDA
- a CDS encoding HDOD domain-containing protein: MEELVLNILLVDDDELVLRALSRSLSQFYDNTVIISVQHPEDFETCVLEQGEPDIIFCEELLHGACGHELLNSARMICPRAVRCLFSDNLQQECKWQIDNTIHFHLAKPFTRSHLLQVIDSALTIKSLPLNEAARVKLGQLSGLPCLNSNVSELLEKLNNGAANATELAKLVNHDPLLVGKLLQIANSAFMGYQSTTQDVKEAINRIGLIAFTAIVTCYEISNMFINQTKQSEIEAIMDAAFTKALMGQSLSGCLGLDLLVQQKVFACCLLSAIGVLTKVCVFNDERLAASVSCYDIAAYLLALWGYEQDIVRAQLVHQLPIEPSMSIVVIHALVEQLTLNNAFDMSTHLVSIVSACDELQKVEQWYINY